CGGGCATAGCGCCGGGCGATCTCTTGCATGGGAGAAAAAGCGCGTTTGCGGCCTGGATCGTCGGGAACCGTAACCAGGATTTGGCTTTCAGCTCCAAGATTCTGAAAATCAGGCGGCGGCAGGCAACGGGACAAAGGTTTGGCCAAGCCGACCACACCGCCGTATTTGTAGCGCAGGATCACTTCACGAAAAATCCCCTCGTAAGCGGCCACGCAACGGGTTTCCAGAAACGGCGGCGGCGCATGCATGCATTGCACACAAAGACCGCCGTCGTTGGATACCGGGCATGCGCAACGCGGGCAAGCGGGATCGGCGGAGGCAACCAGCTCAGCCAGGCAGCGCCGGCACAACAGGTTTTCATCCAAATGAACCAGGGGGTTGTTACAAACCGGGCAGACCGGC
This Candidatus Aminicenantes bacterium DNA region includes the following protein-coding sequences:
- a CDS encoding ComF family protein — translated: MRLFCRCKRALSHAGHLVRVFLFQPVCPVCNNPLVHLDENLLCRRCLAELVASADPACPRCACPVSNDGGLCVQCMHAPPPFLETRCVAAYEGIFREVILRYKYGGVVGLAKPLSRCLPPPDFQNLGAESQILVTVPDDPGRKRAFSPMQEIARRYARLHHIPFRPKALAKVRSTPPQAGLSLSARKRNLAGSFRCRGKYVRDRDVVLMDDVFTTGSTLNACARELGRAGARVRVIALARTP